A stretch of the Dichotomicrobium thermohalophilum genome encodes the following:
- the purQ gene encoding phosphoribosylformylglycinamidine synthase subunit PurQ yields MNASVIVFPGSNCDRDVARALEAASGRPPRMVWHGETELPPSDLIVLPGGFSYGDYLRAGAMAAHSPIMRAVVERARDGVPVLGICNGFQILTETGLLPGALMRNASLKFICKDVYLRVESTETLYTRPYRAGQVVRFPVAHHDGNYFADPATLRMLEGEGRVIFRYCDADGNVTAAANPNGSQDNIAGICSADGRVLGLMPHPERLADPVLGGTDGFPMFRALAETLTGRAGADHAIHV; encoded by the coding sequence ATGAACGCCAGCGTGATCGTCTTCCCCGGCTCGAACTGTGACCGCGACGTGGCCCGCGCGCTGGAAGCCGCCTCCGGCCGCCCGCCGCGGATGGTCTGGCATGGCGAGACGGAGCTTCCCCCAAGCGATCTGATCGTGCTGCCCGGCGGCTTCTCCTACGGCGATTATCTGCGCGCCGGCGCGATGGCCGCGCATTCGCCGATCATGCGGGCGGTCGTGGAGCGGGCGCGAGACGGCGTGCCGGTGCTCGGCATCTGCAACGGCTTCCAGATCCTGACCGAGACGGGGCTGCTGCCCGGCGCGCTGATGCGCAACGCCTCGCTGAAATTCATCTGCAAGGACGTATATCTGCGCGTCGAGTCCACGGAGACCCTGTACACGCGGCCATATCGTGCCGGGCAGGTCGTCCGTTTCCCTGTGGCGCATCACGACGGCAACTATTTCGCCGACCCCGCCACGCTGCGGATGCTGGAGGGCGAAGGACGCGTCATCTTCCGTTATTGCGATGCGGACGGCAACGTCACGGCCGCCGCGAACCCGAACGGCTCGCAGGACAACATCGCCGGTATTTGCAGCGCAGATGGCCGCGTTCTCGGGCTGATGCCCCACCCTGAGCGGCTGGCTGACCCGGTGCTCGGCGGCACCGATGGCTTCCCCATGTTCCGCGCGCTGGCCGAAACGCTAACAGGCCGGGCTGGCGCGGACCATGCGATTCACGTATAG
- a CDS encoding glycoside hydrolase family 15 protein, giving the protein MSSLNLGAIGNCSFGALIDQDARIVWCCLPRFDGDPVFHSLLGGPKDAPEGGMFDIELVDQRAWSQSYDQNTAILRTRLESPTGAIEIVDFAPRFETRGRLFRPNMLVRRVVPVSGSPRIRVCLRPRFNYGAIAPDITFGSNHIRYVGPDFTLRLTTDAPVDYVRDETTFIIEETLNFMLGPDETLEGGIGSTAREFEERTAQYWRGWVRTLGIPYEWQDAVIRAAITLKLCTYEPTGAIIAAMTTSIPESPHSGRNWDYRFCWLRDAFFVVRALNTLSAMNTLEDYFRWLQNVVSTTNSNHLQPVFGVGLESKLSERIVDTLPGYRDMPPVRVGNQAYEHFQYDVYGNVVLGASQAFLDARLYRQAGIEDFHRLEHAGEQAFRLYNEPDAGMWELRSRARVHTSSSLMCWAACDRLGKIARALGEGERGRYWEERATIIKNAILENAWNEERGAFVESFGGRDLDASVLLMGEVGFIDPRDPRFISTVEQLENVLGDGPHMRRYEAPDDFGRPETAFNICAFWRLDALARIGRTEQAREIFETLLASRNHLGLLSEDVDPQTGELWGNFPQTYSMVGIINGATRLSRSWESVL; this is encoded by the coding sequence TTGAGCAGCCTGAACCTTGGCGCCATCGGCAATTGCAGCTTTGGCGCCCTCATCGACCAGGACGCGCGGATCGTCTGGTGCTGCCTGCCCCGCTTTGACGGCGACCCTGTTTTCCATTCGCTGCTCGGCGGGCCGAAAGATGCGCCCGAGGGCGGGATGTTCGACATCGAGCTGGTGGATCAGCGCGCGTGGAGCCAGAGCTACGACCAGAATACCGCCATTCTGCGCACGCGGCTCGAATCGCCCACCGGCGCGATCGAGATTGTCGATTTTGCCCCACGCTTCGAGACCCGGGGGCGCCTGTTCCGGCCGAACATGCTGGTGCGCCGTGTGGTGCCGGTCAGCGGCAGTCCGCGCATCCGCGTATGCCTGCGCCCGCGGTTCAACTATGGCGCGATCGCGCCGGACATCACTTTCGGCTCGAACCACATCCGCTACGTGGGCCCGGACTTCACGCTGCGCCTGACCACCGACGCGCCGGTCGACTACGTGCGCGACGAGACAACCTTCATCATCGAAGAAACGCTCAACTTCATGCTCGGGCCGGACGAGACGCTGGAAGGCGGTATCGGCTCGACCGCACGCGAGTTCGAGGAGCGCACGGCACAGTATTGGCGCGGCTGGGTGCGCACGCTCGGCATCCCGTATGAATGGCAGGACGCCGTGATCCGTGCGGCGATCACGCTGAAGCTTTGCACCTATGAACCGACCGGCGCAATCATCGCGGCCATGACCACCAGCATTCCGGAAAGCCCGCATTCGGGCCGCAACTGGGATTATCGGTTCTGCTGGCTGCGCGATGCGTTCTTCGTCGTCCGCGCGCTGAACACACTGTCGGCGATGAACACGCTGGAAGACTATTTTCGCTGGCTGCAGAACGTCGTCAGCACGACGAACAGCAATCACTTGCAGCCGGTTTTCGGCGTCGGGCTGGAGAGCAAGCTGTCGGAGCGCATCGTCGATACGCTGCCCGGCTACCGCGACATGCCGCCCGTGCGCGTCGGTAATCAGGCCTACGAGCATTTCCAATATGACGTTTACGGCAATGTCGTACTGGGCGCGTCGCAGGCGTTTCTCGACGCGCGGCTTTACCGCCAGGCCGGCATCGAGGACTTCCACCGGCTCGAGCACGCGGGCGAACAGGCCTTCCGCCTCTACAACGAACCCGACGCCGGCATGTGGGAGCTGCGCTCGCGCGCCCGCGTCCACACCTCCTCCAGCCTGATGTGCTGGGCCGCCTGCGACCGGCTGGGCAAGATCGCGCGGGCGCTGGGCGAAGGCGAACGCGGCCGCTACTGGGAGGAGCGCGCGACGATCATCAAGAATGCAATCCTTGAAAATGCCTGGAACGAAGAGCGCGGTGCATTCGTTGAAAGTTTCGGGGGCCGGGACCTCGACGCCAGCGTGCTTCTCATGGGTGAAGTGGGTTTCATTGATCCTCGCGATCCGCGCTTCATTTCCACGGTCGAGCAGTTGGAAAATGTCCTTGGAGACGGTCCGCACATGCGCCGATACGAGGCGCCGGATGATTTTGGCCGTCCGGAAACCGCATTCAATATTTGCGCGTTCTGGCGACTGGATGCTCTTGCCCGGATCGGGCGGACTGAACAGGCCCGAGAGATTTTCGAAACGCTTCTGGCCAGCCGCAATCACCTTGGGCTACTCTCGGAAGACGTCGATCCCCAGACCGGTGAACTCTGGGGGAACTTCCCCCAGACATATTCGATGGTCGGAATCATCAACGGCGCGACCCGGCTGTCGCGC
- the purS gene encoding phosphoribosylformylglycinamidine synthase subunit PurS has translation MTARIWVTLKSGVLDPQGKAIAGALDSLGFSGVEDVRQGKYLEVKLDAPDEAQARQDVERMCEELLANTVIETYRFELEQA, from the coding sequence ATGACAGCGCGGATCTGGGTTACGCTGAAGTCCGGCGTGCTCGATCCTCAGGGCAAGGCGATCGCGGGCGCGCTGGACTCACTTGGCTTTTCCGGCGTCGAGGATGTGCGCCAGGGCAAATACCTCGAAGTCAAGCTCGACGCGCCCGACGAAGCGCAGGCCCGCCAGGATGTCGAGCGCATGTGCGAAGAGCTGCTCGCAAACACCGTCATCGAGACCTACCGTTTTGAGCTGGAGCAGGCATGA
- the purB gene encoding adenylosuccinate lyase — translation MIPRYSRPEMAALWSPETRYQIWLEIETAATEAMAELGIVPEEAAKAVRERGGFDVARIDEVEREVRHDVIAFLTSLAEHVGPEARFVHQGLTSSDVLDTCLAVQLTRAADLLLADLDGLLDALRRRAFEHKMTPCIGRSHGIHAEPTTFGLKMAQAYAEFSRARTRLEAARADVATCAISGAVGTFANIDPQVEERVAQKLGLTPEPISTQVIPRDRHAMFFATLGVIASSVERLATEIRHLQRTEVGEAEEYFASGQKGSSAMPHKRNPVLTENLTGLARVVRGYVTPAMEDVALWHERDISHSSVERMIGPDATVTLDFALTRLTGVIDGLVVYPERMRQNLEATGGLVYSQQVLLALTKAGAARDDAYRMVQRNAMRAWHGEGGFKDNLLADAEVTAVLPPEMIDDLFSLDHHLAHVDTIFARVFGEA, via the coding sequence ATGATCCCGCGCTATTCCCGCCCCGAGATGGCGGCCCTGTGGTCGCCCGAGACGCGCTATCAGATCTGGCTGGAGATCGAGACCGCCGCCACCGAAGCGATGGCCGAGCTTGGCATCGTGCCGGAAGAGGCGGCGAAGGCCGTGCGCGAGCGCGGCGGCTTCGATGTCGCGCGGATCGACGAGGTGGAGCGCGAGGTGCGCCACGACGTGATCGCGTTCCTCACCAGCCTCGCCGAGCATGTCGGGCCGGAGGCGCGCTTCGTGCATCAGGGGCTGACCTCCTCGGATGTGCTCGACACCTGCCTGGCGGTCCAACTCACCCGCGCGGCGGACCTGCTGCTCGCCGATCTCGACGGGCTGCTCGATGCGCTGCGCCGGCGCGCCTTCGAGCACAAGATGACGCCGTGCATCGGCCGAAGCCACGGCATCCATGCCGAGCCGACCACCTTCGGCCTGAAGATGGCACAGGCCTATGCCGAGTTCTCCCGCGCCCGGACCCGGCTGGAGGCCGCGCGCGCCGATGTGGCGACCTGCGCGATCTCGGGCGCGGTCGGCACCTTCGCCAATATCGACCCGCAGGTGGAGGAGCGCGTCGCGCAGAAGCTGGGCCTGACGCCCGAGCCGATCTCAACGCAAGTGATCCCGCGCGACCGCCACGCGATGTTCTTCGCCACGCTCGGTGTGATCGCCAGCTCGGTCGAGCGGCTGGCCACCGAAATCCGCCACTTGCAGCGCACCGAGGTCGGCGAGGCGGAGGAATATTTCGCCAGCGGCCAGAAAGGCTCATCGGCCATGCCGCACAAGCGCAACCCCGTGCTGACCGAGAACCTGACGGGGCTAGCGCGGGTTGTGCGCGGCTACGTGACGCCGGCGATGGAGGATGTGGCACTGTGGCACGAGCGGGACATCTCCCATTCCTCTGTCGAGCGCATGATCGGCCCGGACGCGACGGTGACGCTCGACTTCGCGCTGACGCGGCTGACCGGCGTGATCGACGGGCTGGTGGTCTATCCCGAGCGGATGCGCCAAAACCTGGAGGCAACGGGCGGGCTGGTCTATTCGCAGCAGGTGCTGCTGGCGCTGACAAAAGCAGGTGCGGCCCGCGATGACGCCTACCGGATGGTGCAGCGCAACGCGATGCGCGCCTGGCACGGCGAGGGCGGTTTCAAGGACAATCTGCTAGCGGATGCGGAGGTGACGGCGGTTCTGCCGCCCGAGATGATCGACGACCTGTTCAGCCTCGATCACCACCTCGCGCATGTGGATACGATTTTCGCCCGCGTTTTCGGCGAGGCGTGA
- the purC gene encoding phosphoribosylaminoimidazolesuccinocarboxamide synthase, producing the protein MNRRRRIYEGKAKILYEGPEPGTLIQHFKDDATAFNNQKHALIEGKGVLNNRISEYMFTNLEAIGIPTHFIRRLNMREQLVRSVEIVPVEVVVRNVAAGSICKRLGLEEGTPLPRSIIEFYYKADELNDPMVTEEHITAFGWATPQEIDDMISMTQRVNDFLSGLFLGVGIRLVDFKLEFGRQYDNDMVRLIVADEISPDGCRLWDIQSQEKLDKDRFRRDLGDLIEAYQEVARRLGILVENEQGKHQGPILVRSS; encoded by the coding sequence ATGAACCGCCGCCGCCGCATCTATGAGGGCAAGGCGAAAATCCTCTATGAAGGCCCGGAACCCGGCACGCTGATCCAGCACTTCAAGGACGACGCGACCGCCTTCAACAACCAGAAACACGCGCTGATCGAGGGCAAGGGGGTGCTGAACAACCGCATCTCCGAGTACATGTTCACGAATCTCGAAGCGATCGGCATCCCGACGCATTTCATCCGCCGGCTGAACATGCGCGAGCAGCTTGTGCGCTCGGTCGAGATCGTGCCCGTCGAGGTGGTGGTGCGCAACGTCGCCGCCGGTTCGATCTGCAAGCGCCTTGGGCTGGAGGAAGGCACGCCACTGCCGCGGTCGATCATAGAGTTCTACTACAAGGCGGACGAGCTGAACGACCCGATGGTCACGGAGGAGCACATCACCGCCTTTGGCTGGGCCACGCCGCAGGAGATCGACGACATGATCTCCATGACCCAGCGGGTGAATGACTTCCTGAGCGGCCTGTTCCTCGGCGTCGGCATCCGGTTGGTGGACTTCAAGCTGGAGTTCGGCCGCCAGTACGACAACGACATGGTGCGCCTGATCGTGGCCGATGAGATCAGCCCGGACGGTTGCCGCCTGTGGGACATTCAGAGCCAGGAGAAGCTGGACAAGGACCGCTTCCGCCGCGACCTCGGCGACTTGATCGAGGCCTATCAGGAAGTCGCGCGGCGTCTGGGCATTCTTGTGGAGAACGAGCAGGGCAAGCACCAGGGGCCGATACTCGTCCGGTCGAGTTGA
- a CDS encoding DUF1476 domain-containing protein yields the protein MSSFDDREQAFERKFAHDEELRFRAMARRNKLLGLWAAEKMGITGDDAEVYAKEVVKADFEEKGDEDVFRKIRRDFDEKGVDQSDHQIRRTMVELLDEAVQQIESERE from the coding sequence ATGAGTTCATTTGACGATCGCGAGCAGGCATTCGAGCGCAAATTCGCCCATGACGAGGAGCTGCGGTTCCGCGCGATGGCCCGGCGCAACAAGCTGCTCGGGCTGTGGGCCGCGGAGAAGATGGGCATCACCGGCGACGACGCCGAGGTCTACGCCAAGGAAGTCGTGAAGGCGGATTTCGAGGAGAAGGGCGACGAAGACGTGTTCCGCAAGATCCGCCGGGACTTCGACGAGAAGGGCGTGGACCAGTCCGACCACCAGATCCGGCGCACGATGGTCGAACTGCTGGATGAGGCCGTGCAGCAGATCGAATCCGAGCGCGAGTAG
- a CDS encoding P1 family peptidase — translation MTPGARNLITDVPGLRVGSAEDARLRSGVTVVLGEGSLRGAVDIRGGGPGTRDTHALMPEGVAGELHAVVLSGGSAFGLDAATGAQAWLRERGAGFAVGPARVPIVPQAILFDLLNGGDKDWGRFPPYRDMAYAACESAGAEVTLGSAGAGYGATTERLKGGLGSASAVTADGVTLGALAVVNAAGNVTVGATPHFWAAPFEIGAEFGGRGWPQAMPPDALEPRTKAGARADANTTLAVVATDADLDKLALKRLAIMAQTGLARSIYPVHTPLDGDIVFALSTARGPAVEPVFALAELGALAANVLARAVARAVYEAAAFPGGDGPPAYRDVYAPA, via the coding sequence ATGACGCCGGGCGCGCGCAATCTGATTACCGATGTGCCAGGGCTGCGGGTGGGCAGCGCGGAGGACGCGCGCCTGCGCTCCGGCGTGACAGTCGTGCTCGGCGAGGGCAGCTTGCGTGGCGCGGTGGATATTCGCGGTGGCGGACCGGGCACCCGCGACACCCACGCGCTGATGCCGGAGGGCGTCGCGGGCGAGCTTCATGCGGTCGTGCTGTCGGGCGGCTCGGCCTTCGGGCTGGACGCGGCGACCGGCGCGCAGGCCTGGCTGCGCGAGCGCGGCGCGGGCTTCGCCGTCGGTCCGGCGCGGGTGCCGATCGTGCCGCAGGCGATCCTGTTCGATCTGCTCAATGGCGGCGACAAGGACTGGGGCCGCTTCCCGCCGTATCGCGACATGGCCTACGCGGCGTGCGAGAGCGCGGGGGCGGAAGTGACGCTCGGCAGCGCGGGCGCGGGCTACGGTGCGACGACCGAGCGGCTGAAGGGCGGGCTGGGCAGTGCCTCGGCGGTGACGGCGGACGGGGTGACGCTGGGCGCGCTGGCGGTGGTGAACGCGGCCGGAAACGTGACGGTGGGCGCAACGCCGCATTTCTGGGCCGCGCCGTTCGAGATCGGGGCGGAGTTTGGCGGTCGCGGCTGGCCACAGGCGATGCCGCCGGACGCGCTTGAGCCGCGCACGAAGGCGGGCGCGCGCGCCGACGCGAACACGACGCTGGCGGTGGTGGCGACCGACGCCGATCTCGACAAGCTGGCGCTCAAGCGCCTCGCGATCATGGCGCAGACGGGGCTGGCGCGGTCGATCTATCCGGTGCACACGCCGCTGGACGGGGATATCGTCTTCGCGCTGTCCACGGCGCGCGGGCCGGCGGTGGAGCCGGTGTTCGCGCTGGCCGAGCTTGGCGCGCTCGCGGCGAATGTGCTGGCGCGGGCGGTCGCGCGCGCGGTCTATGAGGCGGCGGCGTTCCCCGGCGGCGACGGCCCGCCCGCCTACCGCGATGTTTATGCACCGGCCTGA